A stretch of the Papaver somniferum cultivar HN1 chromosome 6, ASM357369v1, whole genome shotgun sequence genome encodes the following:
- the LOC113289824 gene encoding uncharacterized protein LOC113289824 → MSRRTPSRQPKRTGEKKLASKHHGSSSRSAEMEAPAALYLDNLKTNYRLQRFDLFYSHPDKQNGILTSEIAEQPCGPNEIVVTEGQLGAGLRLPLYNPLNTFQYEVLAGLNPQRDLCQPNGNFWRILRECDFRSQGIVTAHERNQFYPSKSYLYTPDSFLDNYWCHHLIGEKFEGFGVGISRNHRALRGPLLLTDLDPHSPSNITLRKTNDPKWLVCPIRVVGPYVYGWDDVGGVLPGLPEMHGALPDYRPWELNWTTAPVRGKAAAGSGPSNAPDRVTMQAIDVDLTCISDDDDMDNVMKGSISESETVNSDGEIVVPQKSGAAKNGASSDGVAPAGGKDVRGCCDGMDAPSDGGALRGGGKFVSVGGGTGVPNSFASGFANSSVVPSSSTSITLFGKVAEAAAFFCSDEFLNMTVEDQEHVLDTQDEALHRWIDIMICLCSLIAMV, encoded by the exons ATGTCTAGAAGAACTCCATCTCGTCAACCAAAGCG TACTGGTGAAAAGAAACTTGCATCTAAACATCACGGTTCAAGTAGCAGATCCGCGGAGATGGAAGCCCCAGCTGCCTTGTATTTAGACAACCTAAAAACCAACTACCGTCTTCAGAGATTCGACCTTTTTTATTCTCATCCTGACAAACAGAATGGCATTCTGACCAGTGAGATCGCCGAGCAGCCATGTGGACCAAATGAGATCGTGGTAACAGAAGGCCAGCTAGGGGCGGGGCTTCGTCTACCCTTATACAACCCTCTGAACACCTTCCAGTACGAGGTTCTTGCAGGTCTTAATCCTCAAAGGGATTTGTGTCAACCTAATGGAAACTTCTGGCGTATTCTTCGAGAATGTGATTTTCGTAGCCAGGGTATAGTTACGGCGCATGAGAGGAACCAGTTCTACCCTTCCAAATCTTATCTGTATACTCCTGATAGCTTCTTGGATAATTACTGGTGCCATCATCTTATTGGTGAGAAGTTCGAGGGCTTTGGTGTGGGTATTTCAAGGAATCACCGTGCTCTAAGGGGTCCTTTGCTTCTGACCGATCTTGATCCTCATTCTCCGAGTAACATCACCTTACGTAAGACTAACGATCCAAAGTGGTTAGTGTGCCCTATTCGGGTTGTTGGTCCATACGTTTATGGTTGGGACGATGTTGGTGGTGTTCTTCCTGGGCTTCCTGAAATGCATGGTGCTTTGCCGGATTACAGGCCGTGGGAGCTTAACTGGACTACTGCACCGGTG CGTGGGAAGGCTGCAGCTGGATCGGGCCCTTCTAATGCTCCTGATCGTGTTACTATGCAAGCTATTGATGTTGATCTTACTTGtatttctgatgatgatgatatggatAATGTTATGAAAGGATCCATCTCCGAGTCCGAGACAGTTAACTCTGACGGCGAGATTGTTGTTCCCCAGAAGAGTGGTGCCGCTAAAAATGGTGCTTCATCCGATGGAGTTGCTCCAGCTGGTGGTAAAGATGTCCGTGGTTGTTGTGATGGAATGGATGCTCCATCCGATGGAGGTGCTCTGCGTGGTGGTGGTAAATTTGTTTCTGTTGGTGGTGGCACTGGTGTGCCTAATTCATTTGCAAGTGGTTTTGCTAATTCTTCAGTCGTTCCTTCCTCTTCTACTTCGATAACTTTGTTTGGTAaagttgctgaagctgctgctttcttttgctCGGATGAGTTCCTTAATATGACCGTGGAGGACCAGGAACATGTTTTGGACACGCAAGACGAGGCTCTTCACCGTTGGATCGATATCATGATATGTCTTTGCAGTTTAATTGCCATGGTCTAA